One genomic window of Bradyrhizobium sp. B124 includes the following:
- a CDS encoding FAD-binding oxidoreductase: MEHPLRVGEFLPSDAPVAAADAEIAAPPAEAVAPLPPLPNLPATDVEFLRPQDAHYADYLPAASKRKQLAPALRAVCKTEHAVAVMVDWVRSNGLSFAVRCGGHSYEGLSQSSGVAIDVRGLKQIVVDKASNLVTAGSGVSLYELYSALAAQGLALQAGSCPTVGISGHLTGGGHGLLARSHGLTCDGLLQANVVDAQARVLQANATSEPDLWWACRGGGGGSFGIATEFRIEVFPLKTARVFGVSWKLSQAHAAQLFAAWQDWAPNAPSNITSIMKVGPAGHGLITMRCIGQSVGSESELRSELRRLTAVRPPSSALSVQSLAFLDAVKHFAGPLAYESVLMKAKSDYVLTPLASDGIEAMMAAVAPIAPGGIVLLCDSYGGRIADVAADATAFPRRAGTQYCIQYFSSWSRSADTAAHLADVARVYAAMRPFMPGASYVNYCDLDLDGYASAYWGNNLARLVAVKQQYDPDDLFHHAQSVPLSVPTA; encoded by the coding sequence ATGGAACATCCGCTTCGCGTCGGCGAGTTCTTGCCCTCCGATGCGCCGGTTGCCGCCGCCGACGCCGAGATCGCCGCGCCGCCGGCGGAGGCCGTGGCACCGCTGCCGCCATTGCCGAACCTGCCGGCGACCGACGTTGAGTTCCTGCGGCCGCAGGACGCGCACTATGCGGATTACCTGCCTGCCGCGAGCAAGCGCAAGCAATTGGCACCGGCGCTGCGTGCGGTCTGCAAGACCGAGCACGCGGTTGCCGTGATGGTCGACTGGGTGCGCAGCAACGGATTGAGCTTCGCCGTTCGCTGCGGCGGGCATTCCTATGAAGGCCTGTCGCAATCGTCCGGGGTTGCGATCGACGTGCGTGGATTGAAGCAGATTGTGGTCGACAAGGCCTCGAACCTCGTCACGGCAGGCTCCGGCGTATCGCTCTACGAGCTCTATTCCGCGTTGGCCGCCCAGGGCCTCGCACTGCAGGCAGGGAGTTGCCCGACCGTCGGCATCTCCGGTCATCTCACCGGCGGTGGCCACGGCCTGCTCGCGCGCTCGCATGGACTGACCTGCGACGGCCTGCTGCAGGCGAATGTCGTCGACGCCCAGGCGCGTGTGCTGCAGGCCAATGCGACATCGGAGCCGGACCTCTGGTGGGCCTGCCGCGGCGGCGGTGGTGGCAGCTTCGGCATCGCGACCGAGTTCAGGATCGAGGTGTTTCCCCTGAAGACGGCGCGGGTGTTCGGTGTCTCCTGGAAACTGTCGCAGGCCCACGCCGCGCAATTGTTCGCCGCCTGGCAGGACTGGGCGCCGAATGCGCCGTCGAACATCACCTCGATCATGAAGGTCGGCCCGGCCGGCCACGGCCTGATCACGATGCGCTGCATTGGCCAGTCGGTCGGCAGCGAGAGCGAGCTGCGCAGCGAACTCCGGCGATTGACGGCGGTGCGGCCGCCGTCATCGGCGCTGTCGGTGCAATCGCTCGCCTTCCTCGATGCGGTCAAGCACTTTGCCGGACCGCTCGCCTACGAGTCGGTGCTGATGAAGGCGAAGTCGGACTACGTGCTGACGCCGCTCGCCTCCGACGGCATCGAAGCCATGATGGCGGCGGTCGCGCCGATCGCGCCGGGCGGCATCGTGCTGCTGTGCGATTCCTATGGCGGTCGGATCGCCGATGTTGCCGCCGACGCCACCGCATTCCCGCGCCGCGCCGGCACGCAGTACTGTATCCAGTACTTCTCGAGCTGGAGCCGATCCGCCGACACCGCGGCGCATCTCGCTGACGTCGCGAGGGTCTATGCGGCGATGCGCCCTTTCATGCCGGGCGCGTCCTACGTCAATTATTGCGATCTCGACCTCGACGGCTATGCGTCAGCCTATTGGGGCAACAACCTCGCCCGGCTGGTCGCGGTGAAGCAGCAATACGATCCCGATGATCTGTTCCACCACGCCCAAAGCGTGCCGCTCAGCGTCCCGACGGCATGA
- a CDS encoding cytochrome c: MPRKTIFFIGLLIVAGVLYLKDDIETVASGFRVKVVDYQPPAKTVWLDQNVSAERLRWFYHADQGTRTFGIPLEWFMALEQPTIWPLLTAAPRLSETNYLGRFGFIPDTVIPGSPDALPIGFAPSGPMADANGAPWRNPHSKADMNGVGLTCSACHTGSFSYRGTEIVIDGGPANTNLFEFQKSVGVSLLLTRFWPGRFSRFADEILGKDASLDERMALRSQLDLVLKQYANINALETKVAANSVEEGYARLDALNRIGNQVFSIDLNNPNNYASHSAPVHFPRIWNAPWFSWVQYDGSIMQPMVRNAGEALGVSAELNLLDESRGLFKSSARIDVLHEMERMIAGEPPSEDKGFGGLASPKWPENILGQINMDLAKKGGELYKTHCQGCHGPAIDSKALPASEAFALFKDKKRWIKNDAGQPLLDVEMIPISHIGTDSAQAEGLASRTVETPANLKIKDGGFGPALGELVEKTVDTWYDQNKTPPEDRKRINGYRPNEIQAPLAYKVRPLNGIWATPPYLHNGSVPSIYALLSPVKDRPSTFYLGNREYDPKDLGHVWKDNIKNAFVLDTSKRGNSNSGHEFSNEKRLGVIGPELKEDERRALIEFIKTL; encoded by the coding sequence ATGCCTCGCAAGACGATCTTCTTCATCGGGCTGCTGATTGTCGCCGGCGTCCTCTACCTCAAGGACGATATCGAGACGGTGGCGAGCGGCTTCCGCGTCAAGGTCGTCGACTACCAGCCGCCGGCAAAGACGGTGTGGCTGGATCAGAACGTCAGCGCCGAGCGGCTGCGCTGGTTCTATCACGCCGACCAGGGCACGCGGACTTTCGGCATTCCCCTTGAATGGTTCATGGCGCTGGAGCAGCCGACGATCTGGCCACTGCTCACAGCGGCACCGCGGCTCAGCGAGACCAATTATCTCGGCCGCTTCGGCTTTATTCCCGACACTGTGATTCCGGGTAGCCCCGATGCACTGCCGATCGGCTTCGCGCCGAGTGGCCCGATGGCCGACGCCAACGGCGCGCCCTGGCGCAACCCGCATAGCAAGGCCGACATGAACGGGGTCGGGCTGACCTGCTCCGCCTGCCACACCGGAAGCTTCAGCTACCGCGGCACCGAGATCGTGATCGACGGCGGGCCCGCCAACACCAATTTGTTCGAATTCCAGAAGAGCGTCGGCGTCTCGCTGCTGTTGACGCGGTTCTGGCCGGGCCGCTTCTCGCGCTTCGCCGACGAGATCCTCGGCAAGGATGCCAGCCTCGACGAGCGCATGGCGCTGCGCAGCCAGCTCGATCTCGTGCTGAAGCAATACGCCAACATCAATGCACTGGAGACCAAGGTCGCCGCCAACAGCGTCGAGGAAGGCTATGCGCGGCTCGACGCACTGAACCGGATCGGCAACCAGGTGTTCTCGATCGATCTGAACAATCCGAACAATTATGCCTCGCATTCGGCGCCGGTGCATTTCCCGCGGATCTGGAACGCGCCGTGGTTCAGCTGGGTGCAGTATGACGGCTCGATCATGCAGCCGATGGTGCGCAATGCCGGCGAGGCGCTCGGCGTCAGCGCCGAGCTCAATCTGCTCGACGAGTCCAGGGGCCTGTTCAAATCCAGCGCGCGGATCGACGTGCTGCACGAGATGGAGCGGATGATCGCCGGCGAGCCGCCCAGCGAGGACAAGGGCTTTGGCGGCCTGGCGTCGCCGAAATGGCCGGAGAATATCCTGGGGCAGATCAACATGGATCTCGCGAAGAAGGGCGGCGAGCTCTACAAGACGCACTGCCAGGGCTGCCATGGCCCGGCGATCGACAGCAAGGCGCTGCCCGCGAGCGAAGCCTTTGCGCTGTTCAAGGACAAGAAGCGCTGGATCAAGAACGACGCCGGCCAGCCGCTGCTCGACGTCGAGATGATTCCGATCAGCCATATCGGCACCGACAGCGCGCAGGCCGAGGGCCTTGCGAGCCGCACCGTCGAGACGCCCGCCAATCTGAAGATCAAGGACGGTGGTTTCGGACCCGCGCTCGGCGAGTTGGTCGAGAAGACCGTCGACACCTGGTACGACCAGAACAAGACCCCGCCGGAGGATCGCAAGCGCATCAACGGCTACCGGCCGAACGAGATCCAGGCGCCGCTGGCCTACAAGGTCCGGCCGCTCAACGGCATCTGGGCCACCCCGCCCTATCTGCACAACGGATCGGTGCCCTCCATCTACGCGCTGCTGTCGCCGGTGAAGGATCGTCCCTCGACCTTCTATCTCGGCAACCGGGAGTACGACCCCAAGGATCTCGGCCATGTCTGGAAGGACAATATCAAGAACGCCTTCGTGCTCGACACCAGCAAACGCGGCAACAGCAATTCCGGGCACGAATTCTCGAACGAGAAGCGCCTCGGCGTGATCGGGCCGGAGTTGAAGGAAGACGAGCGCCGCGCCCTGATCGAGTTCATCAAGACGCTTTGA
- a CDS encoding alpha/beta family hydrolase, which translates to MNAPSAQPLTITVSDDNSVSALLLRPAQARSAYVFAHGAGAGMAHPSMETIAVGLAERGIATLRYQFPYMERGSKRPDPPAVAQATVRAAVAEAARRCGELPLFAGGKSFGGRMTSQAQAKAPLAGVRGLVFLGFPLHPAGQPSSERAKHLAEVKVPMLFLQGTRDALAELDLLEPVVKGLGARATLQLVQEADHSFHVLKRSGRNDREVMAEVLDAFAAWVAKHV; encoded by the coding sequence TTGAACGCGCCAAGTGCACAACCGCTCACGATCACGGTCTCGGACGACAACTCGGTGTCCGCACTGCTGCTGCGCCCGGCGCAGGCCCGTAGCGCCTATGTGTTCGCGCATGGCGCCGGCGCCGGCATGGCGCATCCGTCGATGGAGACGATTGCGGTCGGCCTCGCCGAGCGCGGCATCGCGACCTTGCGCTATCAGTTTCCCTACATGGAGAGGGGCAGCAAGCGGCCCGATCCGCCCGCCGTCGCGCAGGCGACGGTGCGCGCCGCGGTGGCGGAGGCCGCGCGCCGTTGCGGCGAACTGCCGCTGTTCGCCGGCGGCAAGTCGTTCGGCGGACGCATGACCTCGCAGGCGCAGGCCAAAGCGCCGCTCGCCGGCGTGCGCGGGCTGGTGTTCCTCGGCTTTCCCCTGCATCCCGCCGGCCAGCCGTCGAGCGAGCGGGCCAAACATCTCGCCGAGGTCAAGGTCCCGATGCTGTTCCTGCAGGGCACGCGCGATGCGCTGGCCGAGCTCGATCTGCTCGAGCCCGTCGTGAAGGGGCTGGGTGCGCGCGCCACGTTGCAGTTGGTGCAGGAGGCGGATCACTCCTTCCATGTCCTCAAGCGTTCCGGCCGCAACGACCGCGAGGTGATGGCCGAGGTGCTCGATGCGTTCGCGGCCTGGGTCGCGAAGCATGTGTAG
- a CDS encoding aspartate/glutamate racemase family protein yields the protein MTKILIVNPNTTASMTATIATAAQAVAADGTEIVAVTSSMGPASIEGFYDEAFAVPGLIDALLKTPDADAGIVACFDDTGLDAARSAARYPVVGICEAALVTAGQIAKRIGIVTTLPRSIVPLEELVRRYGFADRATVTACDVAVLDLEKPGSGARPKLEAEIARALEKGADAIVLGCAGMADLAHELSAQFGVPVVDGVAAAVKQAEALAGLKLTTSRRGAYASPGVKRYTGLLEGFAPGLKE from the coding sequence ATGACCAAGATCCTGATCGTCAATCCCAACACCACCGCGTCGATGACCGCGACGATTGCCACTGCGGCCCAGGCGGTTGCCGCTGATGGTACCGAGATCGTGGCCGTCACATCGTCGATGGGACCCGCCTCGATCGAGGGCTTCTACGACGAGGCGTTCGCCGTTCCCGGGCTGATCGACGCATTGCTGAAGACGCCGGACGCTGATGCCGGCATCGTCGCCTGCTTCGACGACACCGGGCTCGATGCCGCGCGGTCGGCAGCGCGTTATCCGGTGGTCGGCATCTGCGAGGCGGCGCTGGTTACGGCCGGGCAGATCGCCAAGCGCATCGGCATCGTCACCACGCTGCCGCGCTCGATCGTGCCGCTCGAGGAACTGGTCCGCCGCTACGGCTTTGCCGATCGCGCCACGGTCACCGCCTGCGACGTCGCGGTGCTCGATCTGGAGAAACCGGGTTCGGGCGCCAGGCCAAAGCTGGAGGCGGAGATCGCCCGCGCACTGGAGAAGGGCGCCGACGCCATCGTGCTCGGATGTGCCGGCATGGCCGATCTCGCCCATGAGCTGTCCGCGCAATTCGGCGTGCCTGTCGTCGACGGCGTGGCCGCCGCGGTGAAACAGGCGGAAGCGCTCGCCGGCCTCAAGCTCACGACTTCGCGCCGCGGCGCCTATGCTTCGCCTGGAGTGAAGAGATACACGGGTCTGCTCGAAGGATTCGCACCAGGTCTCAAGGAATGA